In Prescottella soli, a genomic segment contains:
- the hisH gene encoding imidazole glycerol phosphate synthase subunit HisH: protein MTARKVALLDYGSGNLHSAQRALARTGAQIEVTADPQVALAADGLVVPGVGAYAACMEGLLKVKGDRIIGQRLAGGRPVLGICVGMQILFERGVEFGVEAEGCGEWPGTVERLEADVLPHMGWNTVEAPEGSVLFAGMDPDTRFYFVHSYGVRRWELPPSDLIAPPKLTWAEHGDRFLAAVENGPLSATQFHPEKSGDAGAQLLENWVRSL from the coding sequence ATGACCGCACGCAAGGTTGCCCTTCTCGATTACGGCTCCGGAAATCTGCACTCGGCCCAGCGCGCCCTCGCCCGCACCGGTGCGCAGATCGAGGTGACCGCGGACCCGCAGGTCGCGCTCGCCGCGGACGGCCTCGTGGTTCCCGGCGTCGGCGCCTACGCCGCGTGCATGGAGGGCCTGCTGAAGGTCAAGGGTGATCGGATCATCGGCCAGCGACTCGCGGGCGGCCGCCCGGTCCTCGGTATCTGTGTCGGCATGCAGATCCTTTTCGAGCGTGGCGTCGAGTTCGGCGTCGAGGCCGAGGGGTGCGGCGAGTGGCCCGGCACCGTCGAGCGCCTCGAGGCCGACGTCCTGCCGCACATGGGCTGGAACACCGTCGAGGCGCCCGAGGGCAGCGTCCTGTTCGCCGGCATGGACCCGGACACCCGCTTCTACTTCGTGCACTCCTACGGCGTGCGCAGGTGGGAGCTGCCCCCATCGGATCTCATCGCGCCGCCCAAGCTGACGTGGGCCGAGCACGGCGACCGCTTCCTCGCGGCCGTCGAGAACGGTCCGCTCTCCGCCACCCAGTTCCACCCCGAGAAGTCCGGTGACGCCGGCGCCCAACTGCTGGAGAACTGGGTCCGCAGCCTGTGA
- the priA gene encoding bifunctional 1-(5-phosphoribosyl)-5-((5-phosphoribosylamino)methylideneamino)imidazole-4-carboxamide isomerase/phosphoribosylanthranilate isomerase PriA: MSLVLLPAVDVANGEAVRLVQGEAGSETSYGAPREAALAWQNDGAEWVHLVDLDAAFGRGSNRDLLAAVVGELDVKVELSGGIRDDESLEAALATGCARVNLGTAAVENPDWCARAIAKHGERIAVGLDVKLIDGDYRLRGRGWVSDGGDLWEVLERLNRDGCSRYVVTDVSKDGTLTGPNLELLSAVCAATDAPVVASGGVSTIADLEAIAGLVGEGVEGSIVGKALYAGRFTLPEALAAVSR; the protein is encoded by the coding sequence GTGAGCCTGGTCCTTTTGCCTGCTGTAGATGTCGCCAACGGTGAAGCTGTTCGCCTCGTTCAGGGAGAGGCGGGGAGCGAGACCAGTTACGGTGCGCCCCGCGAAGCCGCCCTCGCGTGGCAGAACGACGGTGCCGAGTGGGTGCATCTGGTCGACCTCGACGCCGCGTTCGGGCGTGGATCCAACCGTGACCTGCTGGCCGCGGTCGTCGGCGAGCTCGACGTGAAGGTCGAGCTGTCCGGTGGCATCCGCGACGACGAGTCCCTCGAGGCCGCCCTCGCTACGGGCTGCGCCCGCGTCAACCTCGGCACGGCCGCCGTCGAGAACCCCGACTGGTGCGCGCGAGCCATCGCCAAGCACGGCGAGCGCATCGCCGTCGGCCTCGACGTCAAGCTGATCGACGGCGACTACCGCCTGCGTGGCCGCGGCTGGGTGTCCGACGGTGGCGACCTGTGGGAGGTCCTCGAGCGCCTCAACCGTGACGGCTGCTCGCGCTACGTCGTCACCGACGTCAGCAAGGACGGCACCCTCACCGGACCGAACCTCGAGCTGCTCAGCGCGGTGTGCGCAGCCACCGACGCGCCGGTCGTCGCGTCGGGTGGTGTCTCGACGATCGCCGACCTCGAGGCCATCGCCGGTCTCGTCGGCGAGGGCGTCGAGGGCTCGATCGTCGGAAAGGCGCTCTACGCCGGACGATTCACGCTTCCCGAGGCCCTGGCCGCGGTCTCGCGCTAG
- a CDS encoding inositol monophosphatase family protein — protein MSLPRDPLELLAMASDVLDGARDRFVAGLGAPSAVRKGPRDFATAVDLELEKSISAELERRTGIEVHGEEFGGPELSVGDVWILDPIDGTFNYSAGLPTAGMLLALLRGGVPVLGLTWLPLTDERFAAAEGGPLFRNGVALPQLQPSALSDAMIGFGAFNIDSRGRIPGAYRFELLGQLSRVSSRIRMHGSTGADLAYTAAGILDGAVVFGHHVWDNAAGVALVRAAGGVATDLRGDDWHVGSRSVLAAAPGVHAELLDILHSLGNPEERPEGGPRQ, from the coding sequence ATGAGCCTGCCCCGGGACCCGCTCGAGCTGCTCGCGATGGCGAGCGACGTCCTCGACGGTGCCCGGGACCGGTTCGTCGCCGGGCTCGGTGCCCCCAGCGCGGTTCGCAAGGGCCCCAGGGACTTCGCGACCGCCGTCGACCTCGAACTCGAAAAGTCGATATCCGCGGAGCTCGAGCGCCGCACCGGGATCGAGGTGCACGGCGAGGAATTCGGTGGGCCCGAGTTGTCCGTCGGAGACGTGTGGATCCTCGACCCCATCGACGGCACGTTCAACTACTCGGCCGGCCTGCCCACCGCGGGCATGCTGCTGGCGCTGCTGCGCGGGGGCGTCCCGGTACTGGGGCTGACGTGGCTGCCGCTGACGGACGAACGATTCGCCGCGGCCGAGGGCGGTCCGCTGTTCCGCAACGGCGTCGCGCTGCCTCAGCTCCAGCCGAGCGCGCTGTCCGACGCCATGATCGGGTTCGGTGCGTTCAACATCGACAGCCGTGGCCGGATCCCGGGGGCGTACCGCTTCGAGCTGCTCGGTCAGCTCAGCCGGGTGTCGTCGCGGATCCGGATGCACGGATCGACCGGCGCCGACCTGGCCTACACCGCCGCGGGCATCCTGGACGGTGCGGTGGTGTTCGGCCACCACGTGTGGGACAACGCCGCCGGTGTAGCGCTCGTGCGGGCGGCCGGCGGCGTCGCCACGGACCTGCGTGGCGACGACTGGCACGTCGGCTCCCGGTCGGTGCTCGCCGCGGCGCCCGGCGTGCACGCTGAACTGCTCGACATTCTCCACTCTCTGGGTAATCCGGAGGAGCGGCCTGAAGGAGGGCCACGACAATGA
- the hisF gene encoding imidazole glycerol phosphate synthase subunit HisF yields MTLAVRVIPCLDVDAGRVVKGVNFENLRDAGDPVELAATYDAQGADELTFLDVTASSGDRGTMLDVVTRTAEQVFIPLTVGGGVRTVADVDRLLRAGADKVSVNTAAIARPEVLREMSERFGSQCIVLSVDARTVPEGQEPTPSGWEVTTHGGKRGTGIDAVEWAIRGAELGVGEILLNSMDADGTKAGFDLKMIRAVRAAVHVPVIASGGAGAVEHFAPAVEAGADAVLAASVFHFGDMTIGDVKASMRAEGITVR; encoded by the coding sequence ATGACATTGGCTGTTCGGGTGATCCCGTGTCTCGACGTCGACGCGGGTCGCGTCGTCAAGGGCGTCAACTTCGAGAACCTGCGTGACGCAGGCGATCCCGTCGAGCTCGCGGCGACCTACGACGCGCAGGGCGCGGACGAACTGACGTTCCTCGACGTCACCGCCTCGAGCGGTGACCGCGGCACGATGCTCGACGTCGTCACCCGCACCGCCGAGCAGGTCTTCATCCCGCTCACCGTCGGCGGCGGTGTGCGCACCGTCGCGGACGTCGACCGCCTGCTGCGCGCCGGCGCCGACAAGGTCAGCGTCAACACCGCCGCGATCGCCCGCCCCGAGGTGCTGCGGGAGATGTCGGAGCGGTTCGGTTCGCAGTGCATCGTGCTGTCGGTCGACGCCCGCACCGTCCCGGAGGGGCAGGAGCCGACGCCGTCCGGGTGGGAGGTCACCACGCACGGCGGCAAGCGCGGTACCGGCATCGACGCGGTCGAGTGGGCGATCCGCGGCGCAGAGTTGGGGGTGGGGGAGATCCTGCTCAACTCGATGGACGCCGACGGCACCAAGGCGGGCTTCGACCTGAAGATGATCCGGGCCGTCCGCGCAGCGGTGCACGTGCCGGTGATCGCCAGCGGCGGCGCCGGAGCGGTCGAACACTTCGCGCCCGCCGTCGAGGCCGGCGCCGACGCCGTCCTCGCCGCCAGTGTCTTCCACTTCGGGGACATGACGATCGGGGACGTCAAGGCGTCCATGCGTGCAGAAGGGATCACCGTCCGATGA
- the hisI gene encoding phosphoribosyl-AMP cyclohydrolase, protein MSLDPAIAARLKRNEAGLFSAVAQEKSTGDVLMVAWMDDEALARTLETRKGTYYSRSRQQYWVKGETSGHTQYVHEVRLDCDGDSVLLIVDQEGAACHTGTHTCFDTDVLLAAESG, encoded by the coding sequence ATGAGCCTCGACCCGGCGATCGCCGCCCGCCTCAAGCGCAACGAGGCCGGCCTGTTCAGCGCGGTGGCGCAGGAGAAGTCCACCGGCGACGTGCTGATGGTCGCGTGGATGGACGACGAGGCCCTCGCGCGCACCCTCGAGACCCGCAAGGGCACCTACTACTCGCGCTCGCGGCAGCAGTACTGGGTCAAGGGCGAGACGTCCGGCCACACCCAGTACGTGCACGAGGTGCGCCTGGACTGCGACGGCGACAGCGTCCTGCTGATCGTCGACCAGGAAGGCGCCGCGTGCCACACCGGCACCCACACCTGCTTCGACACCGACGTCCTGCTTGCCGCCGAGTCTGGGTAG
- the mbp1 gene encoding microaggregate-binding protein 1 — protein sequence MSDKKKSGPAEGVKGVVEDVKGKVKEAAGAVSGQDDMVREGKAQQDKAKSQREAAGKEAAAEKARGKAAAHEARQRAEQEK from the coding sequence ATGTCGGACAAGAAGAAGTCGGGTCCCGCAGAAGGCGTCAAGGGAGTCGTCGAGGACGTGAAGGGAAAGGTCAAGGAGGCGGCAGGTGCAGTCTCCGGTCAGGACGATATGGTCCGCGAGGGAAAGGCCCAGCAGGACAAGGCCAAGTCCCAGCGCGAGGCCGCGGGCAAGGAAGCCGCCGCGGAGAAGGCACGCGGCAAGGCTGCCGCCCACGAAGCGCGTCAGCGCGCCGAACAAGAGAAGTAG
- a CDS encoding GAF and ANTAR domain-containing protein: protein MGYPDDSYDELGERFDDLNEALQQLSDVLDEYDELTVVLQHLVETAVRIVPDADLAGVTLLNEGTAPETVAANHPNVREVDAAQYAGNRGPGLVAAREGRSVVADVDEVRALWPELEEPAARVGVKSFIAFPLSLSDETQGSFNLYSSDPQGFRSLDESLLEVFTTAAVTALLQAERHRRAVRSIRNLQQALTSRADIDHAIGVVMALHSISSQEAFDRLVGKSQESNVKLRVVARQLLDKVTNGSD, encoded by the coding sequence ATGGGCTACCCGGACGACTCCTACGATGAACTGGGCGAACGCTTCGACGATCTCAACGAGGCGTTGCAACAGTTGTCCGACGTCCTGGACGAATACGACGAACTCACCGTGGTTCTCCAGCATCTCGTTGAGACCGCTGTTCGAATCGTTCCCGACGCCGACCTGGCAGGCGTGACACTCCTGAATGAGGGAACGGCCCCTGAAACCGTTGCCGCAAACCATCCCAACGTGAGGGAAGTCGACGCCGCGCAGTATGCCGGCAACCGCGGTCCCGGCCTCGTAGCTGCTCGCGAGGGTCGGAGCGTGGTGGCGGACGTAGACGAAGTGCGTGCATTGTGGCCGGAACTGGAGGAACCCGCCGCACGAGTCGGTGTCAAGAGCTTCATCGCATTTCCGCTCTCCCTGTCGGATGAGACGCAGGGTTCGTTCAACTTGTACAGCAGCGATCCCCAAGGTTTCAGGTCGCTGGACGAATCGCTGCTCGAGGTATTCACCACGGCCGCGGTGACCGCATTGCTGCAGGCCGAACGCCACCGTCGGGCGGTCCGTTCCATTCGCAACCTCCAGCAAGCGCTGACCTCCCGAGCCGACATCGACCACGCGATCGGCGTCGTCATGGCCCTGCACAGCATCTCGTCGCAGGAAGCTTTCGACCGACTGGTCGGCAAGTCGCAAGAGTCGAATGTCAAATTGCGTGTGGTGGCCCGCCAACTCCTGGACAAGGTGACCAACGGTTCGGATTGA
- a CDS encoding STAS domain-containing protein — MPDLSISANTLILTDGHTTDERSPTPLPAAALVIELATSLDMSTADGFRHAYLDLVDAASADGLPAGSPIVLDLSRVDFVSIEATSALIEAKELASCRGFDFKLVIATRGVEHALAATETRRRFSCHPTVESAVGSEIVGGMSEPTEHDNERVH; from the coding sequence GTGCCTGATCTCTCTATTTCAGCAAACACCCTGATTCTGACCGACGGCCACACTACTGACGAGCGGTCTCCGACGCCGCTTCCAGCTGCCGCGTTGGTCATCGAGCTCGCTACCAGTCTTGACATGAGTACGGCCGACGGTTTCCGCCATGCGTACCTCGACTTGGTCGACGCAGCCTCCGCGGACGGCCTCCCAGCGGGAAGCCCCATCGTCCTCGACCTGTCGCGCGTCGACTTCGTCAGCATCGAGGCCACATCGGCACTCATCGAGGCGAAGGAGCTCGCCTCCTGCCGTGGTTTCGACTTCAAACTCGTCATCGCGACGCGGGGCGTCGAGCACGCCCTCGCCGCTACCGAGACACGCCGGCGTTTCTCGTGTCACCCGACCGTCGAATCGGCTGTCGGCTCCGAGATCGTCGGAGGGATGTCCGAACCAACGGAGCACGACAACGAGCGAGTGCACTGA
- a CDS encoding SigB/SigF/SigG family RNA polymerase sigma factor encodes MSRTADRPDEYSDVKPIFISLKSMDPDDPARQELRRDIITRCLPLAEHIARHFDKRGEPFDDLVQVASLGLVNAVDRFDVDRGSDFLAFAVPTIMGEVRRHFRDAGWVVRVPRHLKELHLDLNRVSSTLAQRLGRSPTTREMAAELGVSDEDVAQGLQAANGYQAISVDAGMSGTETTLTLAEVLGDTDSALADVEDHEVIRVLLEELPARERTVLLLRFFGNQTQSQIADRIGVSQMHVSRILSDTLTKLRERAER; translated from the coding sequence GTGAGCCGCACAGCCGATCGCCCCGACGAATACAGCGATGTGAAGCCGATATTCATATCCCTGAAGTCGATGGACCCGGACGATCCGGCGCGTCAGGAACTGCGCCGGGACATCATCACCCGGTGCCTGCCACTGGCCGAACACATCGCGCGCCACTTCGACAAACGGGGAGAACCGTTCGACGATCTGGTTCAGGTCGCCAGCTTGGGTCTCGTCAACGCGGTGGATCGGTTCGATGTGGACCGCGGATCCGATTTCCTCGCTTTCGCGGTACCGACGATCATGGGCGAGGTACGCCGACATTTCCGGGACGCAGGTTGGGTGGTTCGCGTTCCGAGACACTTGAAAGAATTGCACCTGGATCTCAACCGGGTGAGTTCGACTCTGGCTCAGCGGCTGGGGCGTTCCCCGACCACTCGCGAGATGGCTGCCGAGTTGGGTGTCAGCGACGAAGATGTCGCGCAGGGTCTTCAAGCGGCAAACGGCTATCAGGCAATCTCGGTGGACGCGGGCATGAGCGGAACTGAGACCACCCTGACGCTCGCCGAAGTGTTGGGCGACACCGACAGCGCGCTGGCCGACGTCGAGGACCACGAGGTAATTCGGGTACTCCTGGAAGAACTGCCCGCACGGGAACGGACCGTTCTGCTTCTTCGCTTCTTCGGCAACCAGACGCAATCGCAGATCGCCGATCGGATCGGAGTCTCGCAGATGCACGTCTCGCGCATCCTGTCGGACACCCTCACGAAGCTCCGAGAACGGGCAGAGAGGTGA
- a CDS encoding ATP-binding protein, which translates to MIELRTPAEASQLAPIRGVSAALAGQCNMSLDQIADLRLAVDEACSTLFRIAIQGSEIFCKYRLSSDAFNFSAGVATTRTEVDRPYERRFGWHVLRTLTDDLELHRHHGNGNGKSSTVTISFTIVAVS; encoded by the coding sequence GTGATCGAACTGCGAACTCCGGCCGAAGCCTCGCAGCTGGCCCCGATTCGAGGTGTGTCCGCAGCACTGGCCGGGCAGTGCAACATGAGCCTCGACCAGATCGCCGATCTGCGACTCGCCGTTGACGAGGCGTGCAGCACTCTCTTCAGAATCGCAATTCAAGGCTCCGAGATCTTCTGCAAGTATCGGCTGTCCTCGGACGCGTTCAACTTCTCCGCCGGTGTCGCCACCACCCGAACGGAGGTCGACCGGCCATATGAGCGTCGATTCGGTTGGCACGTACTTCGCACACTCACCGACGATTTGGAACTGCATCGACATCATGGCAACGGTAACGGCAAATCCTCGACAGTGACGATTTCGTTCACCATCGTAGCGGTGTCATGA
- a CDS encoding glycosyltransferase — translation MKIAMVSDYASPIAAPGGPDAGGQNVHVAALSAALVRHGHEVVVFTRRESESVPERLRAPEGYDVIHVSAGPVETIPKDDLLPHLRQFAHRVRDYFSHSEFDVVHSHFWTSGLTAGLAGRTCHLPIVHTFHALGIVQKRYEGAGDTSPPERIPLECKVGRSVDAVVATSSDEVFELVRMGIPRSRIAVVPCGVDVDEFRPDGPRTRRSNRSRLTSVGRLVPRKGFDVAIRALAKLANTELVIAGGPTDGAVREDAEARRLSDLAARLGVAERLAMPGRVPRNLMPRLLRSTDVVVCSPWYEPFGIVPLEAMACSKPVVASAVGGLADTVVDGITGIHVPPRNSDALAHAVHTLLREPLRREQYGYAGRDRAVQRYAWDRIADETERIYRTVSGQLLPHSTGGVGR, via the coding sequence ATGAAGATCGCGATGGTCTCGGATTACGCCAGTCCAATCGCCGCCCCGGGTGGACCGGATGCCGGCGGACAGAACGTCCATGTGGCCGCCTTGTCCGCGGCTTTGGTCCGACACGGTCACGAGGTTGTCGTCTTCACCCGCCGGGAGAGCGAATCGGTGCCGGAACGGCTGCGGGCACCCGAGGGCTACGACGTGATACACGTGTCGGCCGGACCAGTCGAGACGATTCCGAAGGACGACTTGCTGCCGCACCTGCGGCAGTTCGCACATCGAGTTCGAGACTATTTCTCCCACTCGGAATTCGACGTCGTCCATTCGCATTTCTGGACGTCCGGACTGACCGCTGGGCTGGCCGGACGGACCTGTCATCTCCCGATCGTCCACACCTTCCACGCATTGGGCATCGTGCAGAAACGCTACGAGGGAGCAGGCGATACGAGCCCCCCGGAACGGATCCCGCTGGAGTGCAAGGTCGGCAGGAGTGTTGACGCAGTCGTCGCGACATCGTCGGACGAGGTGTTCGAACTGGTTCGGATGGGCATTCCGCGTTCACGCATCGCCGTGGTGCCGTGTGGCGTCGACGTCGACGAGTTCCGACCGGACGGTCCACGCACTCGTCGTAGCAATCGCTCGCGGCTCACCAGCGTCGGACGCCTGGTCCCCCGAAAGGGATTCGACGTCGCGATCCGCGCACTCGCGAAGCTCGCGAACACCGAACTCGTGATTGCCGGTGGCCCTACCGACGGTGCAGTCCGGGAGGATGCCGAAGCACGAAGATTGTCGGATCTCGCCGCACGGCTCGGGGTGGCCGAGAGACTGGCGATGCCGGGTCGGGTTCCGCGGAATCTGATGCCCAGGCTGTTGCGCTCGACCGATGTGGTCGTCTGCTCACCGTGGTACGAGCCGTTCGGGATCGTGCCTCTCGAAGCGATGGCGTGTTCGAAACCGGTGGTCGCCAGCGCCGTCGGAGGGCTGGCCGACACCGTCGTCGACGGTATCACCGGAATCCATGTTCCACCACGCAATTCCGACGCACTCGCGCATGCCGTGCATACCCTCCTGCGCGAGCCGCTGCGGCGGGAACAGTACGGGTACGCCGGGCGGGACCGGGCGGTACAACGCTACGCGTGGGATCGCATTGCCGACGAAACCGAGCGGATATACCGCACGGTCTCGGGGCAGCTACTTCCCCACTCGACCGGCGGTGTCGGTCGATGA
- a CDS encoding gas vesicle protein K produces MRQRIDSDPESVERGLVALVLTLVELLRQLMERQALRRVDAGDLSEEQIERIGTTLMLLEEKMEELREHFGLTPEDLNIDLGPLGPLLADE; encoded by the coding sequence TTGCGACAACGGATCGATTCTGATCCCGAATCGGTCGAGCGCGGCCTCGTGGCGCTGGTGCTCACTTTGGTCGAACTGCTGCGTCAGCTAATGGAGCGGCAGGCCCTGCGCCGGGTCGATGCCGGCGATCTGTCCGAAGAGCAGATCGAACGCATCGGTACGACGTTGATGTTGCTCGAGGAGAAGATGGAGGAGCTGCGCGAGCATTTCGGACTCACGCCCGAGGATCTGAACATCGACCTGGGCCCGCTCGGACCGTTGCTCGCCGACGAATGA
- the gvpJ gene encoding gas vesicle protein GvpJ → MNVPAYPDRRIALVDLLDRVLGGGVVVAGEITLSIADVDMVHISLRTLVSSVSALTPSPGRTPESGP, encoded by the coding sequence ATGAACGTTCCCGCCTACCCGGATCGCCGGATCGCGCTGGTGGATCTGCTCGATCGGGTCCTCGGCGGTGGCGTGGTGGTCGCCGGCGAGATCACCCTCTCGATCGCGGACGTGGACATGGTCCACATCTCGCTCAGGACGCTGGTCTCCTCGGTCAGTGCGCTGACGCCTTCGCCGGGCCGGACGCCCGAGAGCGGCCCGTGA
- a CDS encoding GvpL/GvpF family gas vesicle protein, whose protein sequence is MTRNEGVWVYAVTTDSSFPNGISGIRGVAGEQLRTVAAGGFTAVVGSVDLGEYGEDALRRNLEDLDWLSDAARRHDAVVAAICAGGATVPLRLATVYYDDERVRIMLRENVNDFTDALDRIADRAEWGVRAYADRGKSTERGDTSDENGTSSGTAYLMRRRAQAAARRDAESVAARQADEIYAQLANLAVAATRQPPTAPTLSPHRAWEILNATYLVDNRRTHEFATAVDDINARVDGVETVLTGPWPPYSFTFVESSGG, encoded by the coding sequence GTGACCAGGAATGAGGGCGTGTGGGTCTATGCGGTCACGACCGACAGTTCCTTTCCCAACGGGATCTCCGGAATCCGTGGTGTAGCAGGCGAGCAGTTGCGCACGGTGGCCGCCGGCGGCTTCACCGCTGTAGTGGGGTCGGTCGATCTCGGCGAGTATGGTGAGGACGCACTGCGACGCAATCTCGAAGACCTCGATTGGCTCTCGGACGCCGCGCGCCGTCACGACGCAGTCGTAGCCGCCATCTGTGCCGGCGGCGCAACGGTCCCCCTTCGCCTTGCGACGGTCTACTACGACGACGAACGAGTGCGAATCATGTTGCGCGAGAATGTCAACGACTTCACGGACGCGCTGGATCGGATCGCGGACCGAGCGGAATGGGGTGTCAGGGCCTACGCCGATCGCGGCAAGTCCACCGAGCGCGGTGACACCTCGGACGAGAACGGAACGAGCTCAGGAACGGCGTATCTCATGCGCCGGCGGGCGCAAGCAGCTGCTCGCAGAGACGCGGAGTCTGTTGCTGCGAGACAGGCGGACGAGATCTACGCCCAACTCGCGAATCTCGCAGTCGCCGCGACGCGGCAACCGCCCACCGCGCCGACCCTCTCCCCTCACCGGGCATGGGAAATCCTCAACGCGACATATCTGGTCGACAACCGCCGGACCCACGAATTCGCCACGGCGGTCGACGACATCAATGCTCGTGTCGACGGGGTCGAGACCGTCCTCACAGGTCCGTGGCCGCCGTACTCGTTCACGTTTGTCGAATCGAGCGGGGGATGA
- a CDS encoding gas vesicle protein translates to MTRAGGSGYPQPYSQGLGGAGHEPANLADILERVLDKGIVIAGDIRVNLLDIELLTIKLRLVIASLETAREVGINWWEHDPWLTGRSNDLEMENQRLRDRIAALESGDHAAADLTTSHQPAEADRAIAEEQHRDQE, encoded by the coding sequence GTGACGCGGGCGGGAGGCTCCGGCTACCCACAGCCCTACAGTCAGGGACTCGGCGGCGCCGGACACGAACCGGCCAACCTCGCAGACATTCTCGAGCGCGTCCTCGACAAGGGAATCGTCATTGCGGGTGACATCCGCGTCAACCTACTCGACATCGAATTGCTGACCATCAAGCTCCGATTGGTGATCGCCTCTTTGGAGACGGCTCGCGAGGTCGGAATCAACTGGTGGGAGCACGACCCGTGGCTCACCGGGCGCAGCAACGACCTCGAGATGGAGAATCAGCGCTTGCGTGACCGTATTGCGGCACTGGAATCGGGCGACCACGCCGCTGCGGACCTCACCACCTCGCACCAACCGGCAGAGGCCGACCGGGCGATCGCCGAGGAGCAGCACCGTGACCAGGAATGA